GCCACTATGCTGTAGCGAAGCTGTGCGGCGTTCGCGTTGACGTGTTCTCCCTGGGATTCGGGAAGCGCTTGTTCGGCTTCCGGCGCGGCGATACCGATTATCGGGTTAGCGCTCTACCGTTAGGGGGCTACGTCAAGATGGCCGGCGAGAATCCGATGGACGCTCGCACGGGAGATCCGGGCGAATTTGTCTCGCATCCGCGCTGGCAAAGGCTGCTGATTGCCGTAGCTGGCCCCATGATGAACATTCTTTTAGCGGTCGGAATCGTGACTGGCGTGTTCATGTTTCACTACTCGCACGACTGGTATCTCGACCAGCCAACACAGGTCGGATGGGTAGAGGAGAACTCTCCTGCTGCAAAGGCAGGCCTGAAGCCGGGCGATATGATCACGCAGATCGACGGCGTCTCGAACCCTCTGTGGGAAGACACCAAAGCCAAGATCACGATTAGCCCACAACAGGCGCTCCCAATCACTCTGAAACGTGGGGACCAGACTATCTCCACGACACTCACGCCCGACATTTATGGTCCGAGCCGGGCCGGAGAAGCTGGTCTTGAGCCTGCTGCCGGAATCACAGTAGAGGCGATGGAAGAGAACATGCCTGCGTATAAGGCTGGCATCCGCAAGGGAGACGAGATACTCGCGATCAACGGGACCGCGCTGCACTCAATTGGAGAGTTGACTCACTACCTGCAGCAGGACAAAGGCAAGCCGGTTGAGATGACCGTTTTGCACGATGGCAAGCCGAACAAATACCAAATGACTCCAGTGCTCGCTCCAAATGGGGAAGGCGCACAACGCTACCGGATAGGATTTTCGCCCGGAGTGCGGCAGCACATTGACAGGCTGACGTTCGTGCAAGCACTGAACCGATCGATCGAGACGAACAAGAAGTATGCATTCTTGCTGGTTGAACTCGTCGAGAAGATGGTGCAGCGCAAGGTCTCTGTAAAAATGATGAGCGGGCCTATCGATATCGCGAAGGTATCGGGCGAAGCCGCTCGCGAGCCCGGATGGACTCCGCTTCTTCTTCTGATGGCTGGTATCAGTCTCAATCTCGGAATCTTCAACCTGTTTCCGATTCCGATCCTCGACGGCGGCGTGATCCTGCTCTTGCTCATCGAGGGCTTGATGCGGCGCGACATCAGTTTGCACATCAAGGAACGAATCTATCAAGCTGCGTTCGTCTTCCTGGTCCTGTTCGCCGCGATGGTGATCTTCAACGACATCACGAAAACGCTTCCCGGATTATCAAAACTGCTCCCGTAGGCGTCTTAAAGTTGAGAGCCGGAAACCGGTCTTCCAAAGACCGGTTTTTGTTTTTGAATTTCGAACTGATCGCCCGCATTCACGCAGGCATAACGATGGTGTATGTCCTTAGTAACTAAGTAGTTTTCCTTCTTCCGTTTGCAGTCTTTCTGCGTTGACAATAAATGTCACCTCTCACATTCTGCGGCTAATTACCGAATCTGTGAAGGTATTCGTTGCGCGAGAGCGTGCGACGATCAGCCGAAACTGTGCAGTTGCTGTCGCGTGGCCCATTCAATTTTGGGAAATGCTGAGACCGGAATCAATCCGGTCCCCGGGGAAGCGAACGTATGTCTCAACGACTGGGCGATCTG
This Terriglobales bacterium DNA region includes the following protein-coding sequences:
- the rseP gene encoding RIP metalloprotease RseP; amino-acid sequence: MQSLTNFLVSTAYAVVAVAFVLGVMILVHEFGHYAVAKLCGVRVDVFSLGFGKRLFGFRRGDTDYRVSALPLGGYVKMAGENPMDARTGDPGEFVSHPRWQRLLIAVAGPMMNILLAVGIVTGVFMFHYSHDWYLDQPTQVGWVEENSPAAKAGLKPGDMITQIDGVSNPLWEDTKAKITISPQQALPITLKRGDQTISTTLTPDIYGPSRAGEAGLEPAAGITVEAMEENMPAYKAGIRKGDEILAINGTALHSIGELTHYLQQDKGKPVEMTVLHDGKPNKYQMTPVLAPNGEGAQRYRIGFSPGVRQHIDRLTFVQALNRSIETNKKYAFLLVELVEKMVQRKVSVKMMSGPIDIAKVSGEAAREPGWTPLLLLMAGISLNLGIFNLFPIPILDGGVILLLLIEGLMRRDISLHIKERIYQAAFVFLVLFAAMVIFNDITKTLPGLSKLLP